TGGGCACACCGAGGGGCCTGGAGAACGAACTGATCCCGCCCCAGGGCTACGACCTGCGCCAGATCCCGGCCTACCAGCTGCCCCGGTCGGTGAACATGAACCTGGTCAAGACCCCCGGCCGGATGTGGACCGCGGCCCGCGCCGCGGGCAAGGTCATCGACGAGGTGCGCGCCGACGTGGTGGTCGGCTTCGGCGGGTACGTCTCCGTGCCGGCCTACCTCGCCGCCTGGCGCCGCGAGCTGCCGATCGTGATCCACGAGGTGAACGTGCCGCCGGGGGTGGCCAACCGGCTGGGGATGCGGTTCACCAACCACGTGGCGGTCGGCTTCCCGCACCAGCCCGCCCAGGCCGAGGCCCTGCGCGACGCCCGGGTCGTCGGCGTGCCGCTGCGCCGGGGCATCGCCGGGCTGGACCGGTTCGCCATGCGCAACGCGGCCAGGGCCCACTTCGGACTCCGCCCCGACCTGCCGGTGCTCTTCGTCGCCGGCGGCTCGCAGGGCGCCCGTTCGATCAACCTCGCCGTGGCCGGCGCGGCCAAGGAACTCGCCCGCAACGGGGTGCAGGTGCTGCACGTGATCGGCGCCCGCAACGAGCCGGTGCCCGTGCCGACCGACCTGCCGGTGCCGTACGTGACGCTGCCGTACCTGTCCGAGATGGAGGCCGGCTACGCCGCGGCGGACCTGATGCTCGGCCGGGGCGGGGCGATGACCTGCGCGGAGGTGGCCGCCATCGGGCTGCCCACCATCTACGTGCCGTACCCGCACAGCAACCAGGAGCAGAAGCGCAACGCGCTGCCCGTGGTGGAGGCCGGCGGCGGGCTGCTGGTCGACGACGCCGAGCTGACCCCCGACTGGGTCGAGCGGACGGTCATCCCGCTGATCCGCGACCCGCACCGGCTGCACGCGATGGGTGCCGCCGCCGCTGCGTACGGCCGCCGCGACGGCGACGAGGCGCTGCTCAACTTCGTCTACGAGGCGGTGGCACGGTGACTCGACGCACCGCGACGGGAAGGTACTCGGCATGAACACCGCACAGTTCACCCCGGCCGGCACGCTCACCGCCGAGGACCTGGGCACGATCCACCTGATCGGGGTCGGCGGGGTCGGCATGAGCGGGCTGGCCCGGCTCTTCCTCACCCGCGGCATCCGCGTCTCCGGCAGCGAGCTGCGGGAGTGGCCCAGCCTGGCCGGCATGCGCGCCCTCGGCGGCACGATCCACATGAGCCACGAGGCGTCCAACCTCGACGGCGTCGACACGGTCGTCTACTCCTCGGCGATCCCGCAGGACCACCTGGAGATGGTGGAGGCACGCCGGCGCGGCCTGCGCGTACTGCACCGCTCCGAGGCGCTGGCCGCCGCGATGACGGGCCGCCGGACGGTGGCGGTCGCGGGCACCCACGGCAAGACCACCACCACCTCGATGGTCACCATGGTGCTCCAGCAGGCCGGGCAGGACCCGTCCTTCGTCATCGGCGGGGAGATCTCCGAGGTCGGCTCGGGCGCCCACCACGGCACGGGCGAGCACTTCGTGGTCGAGGCGGACGAGAGCGACCGCTCCTTCCTGATCTACCGCCCGTACGTGTCGATCATCACCAACGTCGAGGCCGACCACCTGAACACCTACGGTGACCTCGCCACGCTGGAGGCGGCCTTCGCCGAGTTCGCCCGGCTCACCGACCCGGACGGCTTCATCATCACCTGCGCCGACGACCCGGGCGGGCGGCGGCTGGCCGAGACGCTGCGCGCGGAGGGCCGTCGGGTGCACACCTACGGCGAGGCGGCCGACGCCGACCTGCGGCTGACCGACATCGCCTCGTCGGCCCGGGGGGTGCGCTACCTGGCGAGCATCGACGGGCGCTCGCTCGGCGAGTTCCGGCTGCCGGTGCCCGGGCGGCACATGGGACTCAACAGCGCCTCGGCCGTGCTGACCGCGTACCTGCTGGGCCTGCCGCTGGAGGCGGCGGAGGGCGCGCTCGCGGCGTTCCCCGGCGTGCGGCGGCGCTTCGAGCGCAAGGGCCTCGCGGACGACGTGCTGGTCTACGACGAGTACGCCTACCACCCGACCTCGATGACGCTGGCGTTGCGGACGCTGCGCGAGGTGGCCGGGGACGGCCGGGTGATCGTGGTCTTCCAGCCCTACCGGCTCTACCGCACCCGCGACCTCCAGGCGGAGATCGCCGAGTCGCTGGCCATCGCCGACGAGCTGGTGCTGCTGGAGGTCTTCGGCCCGGGCGAGCTGCGCGAGCCGGGGGAGGGGTCGGCGGCGCTGATCGAGGCGGTGCCGTTGCCGGCGGAGCGGAAGGTCTTCGTGGACTCGTGGGAGGCCGCGCCGGTGGAGGTGGCCCGGCGGGCCCGCCCCGGCGACGTCGTGGTGACCATGGGCGCCCCCCCGATCTCGCTGATGGGGGACCAGCTGCTGGCCGCGCTCTCGGCGCGTACGGCCGATCCGGCGGCGCCGGCGGGCACGACGCCCGGCGGCGACGCGGGCGGGACGACGACCATCGGCGGCACCGTCCCCGGCGTCGGCGGTGCCGGCGGCGCGGTCCCGGACGGCGCGGCGCCCGCGGCCGGATGAGTCCCGGTCCGGCGCGGGGGCGCACCACCGGCGCGGACGGTGGCGGCCGGCGCGGACCGGTGCGCCGGTGGCAGTTGGTCCGTGCCGGCAGCGACGCGGTCCCCGCCTCGACCCGCCGGTTCATGGCCCGGGCCCGGCAGCGTCGGATGCGCGCGGCGCTGCCGTGGGCGGTCGCCGCGGGCGTGCTCGCGGTGGCCGGGCTGGTCGCCTGGACCCTGCTCGGCACCGGCCTGTTCGGGGTGCGTGAGGTCCGCGTCGAGGGCGCCGCGCTCGTCACGACGGTGCAGGTCCGCGACGCGGCCGCGGTGCCCGACGGCGCCCCGCTGGCGCGGGTGGACCTGGCCGCCACCGCGCGGCGGGTCGGCGGGTTGCCGGCGGTCCAGCGGGCGGTGGTGACCCGGGACTGGCCGGACACGCTGGTGGTCCGGGTGACCGAGCGCACCGGCGCGGCGGCGGTGCCGCGCGGGGAGCAGTTCGTGGTGATCGACCGCGCGGGCGTGGTCTTCCGGACCGTGCCACGGCCACCGGACGGCCTGCCGGTGGTCCGGCTCGCCGAGCCGGGCCCGGACGACGGGTCGACCCGGGCGGCGCTGGAGGTGCTCGGCGCGCTCACCCCGCAGCTACGCGCCGAGCTGGTGGACGTGACCGTCGAGGGGCTGGCCCGGATCACGTTGCGGCTGCGCGGCGACCGGGTGGTGGTCTGGGGGGACGCGACCCGGGGCGCGGACAAGGCCCGGGTGGCCAGCGCCCTGCTCGACCGGAAGGCCGACACCATCGACGTCAGCGCTCCGGACGTGGTGACCCTGCGGTGACCGGTGGCTCCGCCCGCGACGTGACCCGTCCCGCTCCGGCGGCGACACGCCGAGCGGGTCCTTGGCTCATCGCGTGAGGGCGCTTACGTTGCCCCGAAGGGGATCAGTGGTTGACATAACTGTAAGCCTCTAGTAGAGGGTGAGGGTTTAATCCTGATCCTCACTGGTGACAGCTGTCGTCGGCCGCTGGTCTGGCCAGGCCTTACCCGGTCGGCCCATGCCAATCTCGAAGGGAAAGGACCGGAGATGACACCTCCGCACAACTACCTGGCGGTCATCAAGGTCGTCGGCATCGGTGGCGGCGGCGTCAACGCCGTCAACCGGATGATCGAGGTTGGGCTCAAGGGCGTCGAGTTCATCGCGATCAACACCGACGCGCAGGCGCTGCTCATGAGCGACGCCGACGTGAAGCTCGACGTCGGCCGTGAGCTGACCCGTGGGCTCGGCGCCGGGGCCAACCCCGACGTCGGCAAGAACGCCGCCGAGGACCACCGCGACGAGATCGAGGAGGTGCTCAAGGGCGCCGACATGGTCTTCGTGACCTGCGGCGAGGGCGGCGGCACCGGCACCGGCGGGGCGCCCGTGGTGGCGAACATCGCCCGCAAGCTCGGCGCGCTGACGATCGGCGTGGTCACCCGGCCGTTCTCGTTCGAGGGCAAGCGCCGCCAGGTGCAGGCGGAGTCCGGAATAGACGAGCTGCGCAACCAGTGCGACACGCTGATCGTCATCCCCAACGACCGGCTGCTGGCGCTCGGCGACCGCAACATCAGCATGATGGACGCGTTCCGCACCGCCGACCAGGTGCTGCTCTCCGGTGTCCAGGGCATCACCGACCTGATCACCACCCCGGGTCTGATCAACCTTGACTTCGCCGACGTGAAGAGCGTGATGAGCGGCGCGGGCAGCGCGCTCATGGGCATCGGCAGCGCGCGTGGTGAGAACCGCGCCGTCGAGGCGGCCGAGGCGGCCATCTCCAGCCCGCTGCTGGAGCAGAGCATGGACGGCGCGCGCGGCGTGCTGCTCTCCATCGCCGGCGGCTCGGACCTGGGCCTGTTCGAGATCAACGACGCGGCCCAGCTCGTCACCGACGCTGCCCACCCCGATGCCAACATCATCTTCGGCGCCGTCATCGACGACGCCCTCGGCGACGAGGTGCGGGTCACCGTCATCGCGGCGGGCTTCGACGGCGGCGCGCCGGCGTACAAGGCGGCAGAGCCGCCCCGCAAGAGCAACCAGAACCAGCCGACGCAGCCGAGCACCCCGGTCGCGCCGCCGGCCACCATGCCGGCCCCGCAGCAGTCGCCCCGCCGGGTGCTCTTCGACGACGTCGACGTGCCCGACTTCCTCAAGAACGGTTCCTGAGTACCGCCGATGACCGACAGCCCAGCCACGGTGCGCCCGGACCGGCGCGCCGAGATCGCGGCCGGCCTGGGCCGCGTACGGTCCCGGATCGCGGACGCCTGTGCCGCCGCGGGACGGGACGACTCCGAGGTCACCATGATCGCGGTGACCAAGACCTACCCGGCCGGGGACGTGGTGGCCCTGGCCGGGCTCGGCGTCGTCGACATGGGGGAGAACCGCGACCAGGAGGCGTCCGCCAAGTCGGCCGAGGTGGCCGCGGCGGGGGTGACTGCGCGGTGGCACTTCATCGGGCAGTTGCAGCGCAACAAGGCCCGGTCGGTGGTCCGCTACGCCGACGTCGTGCACTCGGTCGACAGTGTCCGGCTGGCGCGGGCGCTGGACGCGGCGTCGTCGACGGCGCGGGACCGGCCGCTGGACGTGCTGGTCCAGGTGAGCATCGACGGTGACGCGGCCCGGGGCGGGGCGCTGCCGGACTCGGCCGACCCGGGCGCCGGGCTCGGCGCGGTGGCCGAGGCGGTGGCCGGCGCGGAGGCGCTGCGGCTGGCCGGCCTGATGGCGGTGGCGCCGCTGGGCTGGGAGCCGGAGCGGGCGTTCGCCCGGCTGGCCGAGGTGGCCGCCGGGTTCCGGACGGTCCACCCGGGAGCAGCCGCGCTCTCCGCCGGGATGAGCGGCGACCTGGAAATCGCGATCCGGTACGGCGCGACACATGTCCGCGTCGGCAGCGCGTTGCTCGGAATGCGTCCCACGCTGCGGTAGCCTGACCGCGGGAAGCAAATTACATCTGTGTTGTTTGGGGGAGCGGCGTCCCGTTGTCGGGGGTCGTGGCACGCGACGCGAATCGCGTGCCAGGGGATTGCCGATCCGCTCCGGTGGGCAAGAGTGGTCCACTCGCGACAAGCGACACGGTACGGGGGCGCGTGCCGCACGGCGGACGGGAAGGGCGCGGGATGGGTGCACTGCGCAAGGCGGGGGTCTGGCTCGGTCTGGTCGAAGAGGACGACGAGCGGGCCTACGACGACGGTGGCTACGACAAGGGTGGCTACCGCGATTCGCGTTACCGGCAGAGCCGGTACTCGGAGGAGTTCGCCGACGACGACGAGGACGACTCCGAGGAGCCGCCGGCGCCCCGGTCCCGGCTGAGCGACCGTGGCCGGCTCTCCGAGCGCGCCGCCGCTCGGGCGGCCGACGCCGAGCGGGGTGACAGCGACCGGGCGGAGCGGGTCGAGCGGTCCAGCGTCCGCTCCATCACCCGCCCGTCGGCCGGTGAGACCTCGGGCGCGCTGACCTACCACACCCGCGACAACCTGGCCCTGGCGCCGCAGGCGCAGCCCCGGGAGCGCGCGGTGGTCGCCGAGGAGGAGCAGCGCTACCAGATCACCACGCTGCACCCCACCACGTACCGCGAGGCGCGCACCATCGGTGAGCACTTCCGCGACAACGTTCCGGTGATCATCAACCTCACCGAGATGGACGAGGCCGACGCGCGCCGACTTGTGGACTTCGCCGCCGGCCTCGCGTTCGGGCTGCGGGGTACGATCGAGCGCGTGACCAATCGGGTGTTCCTGCTCTCACCGGCCAATGTCCAGGTCACCGCGGAGGACAAGGCCAAGATCGCCGAGGGCGGCTTCTTCAGCCTGAGCTAGCCCCGCCCGACCCGAGGGACGTCGCCTGCCGTGTTGTCGATCGTGCTGCAAGTGCTGTACCTGGTGCTCTACTTCTTCCTGCTCGTCCTGCTGGCCCGGTTCGTCCTGAGCGCCGTCCTGCAGTACGGCCGTCGCTGGCAGCCGGGGCGTGGGGCATCGGTGGGGCTGGAAATCGTGTGGAGCGTCACTGATCCCCCTCTCAACGCGTTGAGGCGTGTGATCCCTCCGTTGCGAATTGGTACCGTGAGCATCGACCTGGCCTCACTTGTGCTCCTGGTTATCCTGTTCGTGCTGATGGAGTTCGTGTTGAGGCGGTCGATCATCGGCACCGTCTGATGACCGACGCGCTTTCGCGGCCGCAACTGACCCGAGGAGTTTCGATGCCGCTGACCCCGGCCGACGTCCACAACGTCGCCTTCAAAAAGCCGCCGATCGGCAAGCGGGGCTACGACGAGGAGGAGGTCGACGCTTTCCTGGACGAGGTCGAGCGCGAGCTTGCCCGTCTCATCGAGGAGAACAACGAGCTGCGCGCCCAGGTGGAGCGCGGCGGCCGCGGTGGCGCCCCCGCCGGCCCCGGTGGCGACGCCCGTCTCGCGGCGGAGCTCAACGACGTCAAGGCCCAGCTCGACCGGGTGCAGCGCGACAAGGCGGCGGCCGAGCAGGCCGCCCGCGCGATGCAGGCCGAGCTGGAGCAGGTCCGTTCCGCCGGTGGCCCGGCCGTCGGCGGCGCCGACGGCGAGCAGCAGGCGCTGCGGGTGCTGATGATGGCGCAGCGGACCGCCGACGACCACGTCTCCGACGCCCGTCGCGAGGCCGACCAGCTGCTCTCCGAGGCCCGTTCCAAGGCCGAGGAGGTCACCCGCGAGGCCCGCGCCAAGGCCGACGCCCTGGAGCGCGACGCCCGCCAGCGGCACCAGGAGGCCATGGGCGGCCTGGACGCCAAGCGCACGGCCCTGCAGAAGCACATCGAGGAGCTCAAGCAGTTCGAGCGCGAATACCGCACCCGGCTCAAGGCCTACCTGGAGAGCCAGCTGCGTGACCTCGACGGCCGCGGCCAGGGCCTGGAGGTCGAGATGACCCGTGGTGGTGAGGGCACCCGGGCCGCCAGCGGCGGCAACGGGCTGGCCACCGCCGGGCTCGCCGGCTCCTACGGCGGCGGCGGTCGCTCCGGCGCTCTCGAGACCGGTCGCTGAACCATCGGTCGGCGACCGTCGTCACGATGACGGTCGCCGACCTCGCCTCATCAGCACGACGCGGCGGGGGTGAGCCGTGATAGTCGCCAGTCTCCTGCTCATCCTCGTCGCGGTGGTGCTGCTGGTGCTCGGCCTGGCCGGTGGCTCCAGCGTTCTCCTGACCATCTCCATCGCGGCCAGCCTGCTGGCCGCCGTCGCGCTGGTCGCGGGCGCCCGCCAGGCGGCCGCGGGCCGGGCGGCGGCGGATCCGGGCCGGCCGGTCTGGCGGCCCCGTCGGGCGACCCGCCCGGCCGGGTCGGCCTTCGCCGGCGGGCCGCCGGTGGAGCCGGAGATCCCCGTCCAGCACGTTCCTTCCACGGTCGACGCCGACGGCACCGGGTGGCGGCAACCGCCCGAGCCGCCGGTGACCGACGGCGCCGTCCCGGCCGCCGCGCCCGGGGCCGGCCCCGCCGTGCCGTACGACGACGAGCCGCCCGCGCAGGACGTCACGCCGGTCGAGGCCGCCCGGGTGGCCCGCCTCGCCGCCGAGGTGCGGGTGGTCGACGGTCGGCCCCGCTACCACCTGGCCGACTGCGCGTACCTGGTGGGGCGGGAGCACGAGCCGCTTCCGGTCGCCGAGGCCGTCGACCTCGGCTTCACCCCGTGCGCCCGCTGCGCACCCGACACCGCCCTGCTCGCCGACGCCGGCCGGATCTGAGCGGCGGGACGCTTCCCGATGGACGCCACGCTGACCGTCGCGGTCCGGGTGAAGCCCGGCTCCGCCCGGGCCCGTGTCGGCGGCCGCTTCGACGGGCCGCACGGGCCGGCCCTGGTGATCGCGGTGCACGCCCCGGCCGTGGACGGGCGGGCCACCGAGGCGGCCCGGCGGGCGCTGGCCGGCGCGCTGGGCGTACGGCCGGCCGTGGTGTCGTTGCGGGCCGGCGCGGCCAGCCGCGACAAGCTCTTCCAGGTCGAAGGCCCCGCCCCGGAGCTGACGGAGGTGCTGCGCCGGCTGCGTGACGGGGCCGCCGGGTGACCGACGCCGGGGCCGGGCGGCGGTGACGCCGGGGCTGGATCTCGCGCTCCTGCTCGGCGCGGGTGTCCTGCTGGTCGCGGTCGGCGCGGTCCGGCTCTCCACCCGGCTCGGCGTGCCGAGCCTCCTGGCCTACCTGGCGCTCGGGGTGGCGATCGGGGAGACGGGGCTGGGCATCCGCTTCGACGACGTCGAGCTGACCCGGACCCTGGGCTTCTGCGCGCTCATCGTGATCATCGCCGAGGGCGGGCTGACCGCCCGGTGGAGCGCCCTGCGTCCGGTGCTCGGGCTGGCCGCCCTGCTCTCCACGGTCGGCGTGGTGGTCAGCATCCTGGTGGTCGGCCTCGTCGTGCACCTGCTGCTGGGACTGGACTGGCGGCTGGCCCTGCTCTACGGCGCGGTGCTCTCCTCCACCGACGCGGCGGCGGTCTTCGCCACGCTGCGCCGGCTGCGGCTGCCGCCCCGCCTGACGGCCACCCTGGAGGCGGAGTCGGGGATGAACGACGCCCCGGTCGTGCTGCTGGTGGTGCTGCTGTCCCGGGAGGGGGTCACCCACCCGTGGTGGTACGAGATCTCGCTGGTCAGCTACGAGTTGGGCGCCGGTGCGGCGGTCGGCTTCGCGGCCGGCGTCGGCGGGCGGTGGGCGCTGCGCCGGGCGGCGCTGCCGTCGGCGGGGCTCTACCCGATCGCGGCGGTCGGGCTGACCGTGTTCGCCTACGCCGCCGGCGCGGTGCTGCACGCCTCGGGCTTCCTCGCCGTCTACGTGGCGGGGGTGATCCTCGGCAACGCCCGGCTGCCGCACCGGCAGGCGATCCTCGGCTTCGCCGACGGCCTCGCGTGGCTGGCCCAGATCGGGCTCTTCGTGCTGCTCGGGCTGCTCGTCTCGCCGGGCCGGCTCGGCTCGGCGGTGCTGCCGGCCGTGGTCGCCGGGCTGGCGCTCGTGCTGCTGGCCCGGCCGCTGTCGGTGGCGGCGTCCGCACTGCCGTTCCGGTTCGACATGCGCGAGCAGGCGTTCCTGTCCTGGGCGGGGCTGCGCGGGGCGG
Above is a genomic segment from Micromonospora sp. M71_S20 containing:
- the murG gene encoding undecaprenyldiphospho-muramoylpentapeptide beta-N-acetylglucosaminyltransferase — protein: MGPLRSVVLAGGGTGGHIYPLLAFADCLRRHDPGVRITCVGTPRGLENELIPPQGYDLRQIPAYQLPRSVNMNLVKTPGRMWTAARAAGKVIDEVRADVVVGFGGYVSVPAYLAAWRRELPIVIHEVNVPPGVANRLGMRFTNHVAVGFPHQPAQAEALRDARVVGVPLRRGIAGLDRFAMRNAARAHFGLRPDLPVLFVAGGSQGARSINLAVAGAAKELARNGVQVLHVIGARNEPVPVPTDLPVPYVTLPYLSEMEAGYAAADLMLGRGGAMTCAEVAAIGLPTIYVPYPHSNQEQKRNALPVVEAGGGLLVDDAELTPDWVERTVIPLIRDPHRLHAMGAAAAAYGRRDGDEALLNFVYEAVAR
- the murC gene encoding UDP-N-acetylmuramate--L-alanine ligase — translated: MNTAQFTPAGTLTAEDLGTIHLIGVGGVGMSGLARLFLTRGIRVSGSELREWPSLAGMRALGGTIHMSHEASNLDGVDTVVYSSAIPQDHLEMVEARRRGLRVLHRSEALAAAMTGRRTVAVAGTHGKTTTTSMVTMVLQQAGQDPSFVIGGEISEVGSGAHHGTGEHFVVEADESDRSFLIYRPYVSIITNVEADHLNTYGDLATLEAAFAEFARLTDPDGFIITCADDPGGRRLAETLRAEGRRVHTYGEAADADLRLTDIASSARGVRYLASIDGRSLGEFRLPVPGRHMGLNSASAVLTAYLLGLPLEAAEGALAAFPGVRRRFERKGLADDVLVYDEYAYHPTSMTLALRTLREVAGDGRVIVVFQPYRLYRTRDLQAEIAESLAIADELVLLEVFGPGELREPGEGSAALIEAVPLPAERKVFVDSWEAAPVEVARRARPGDVVVTMGAPPISLMGDQLLAALSARTADPAAPAGTTPGGDAGGTTTIGGTVPGVGGAGGAVPDGAAPAAG
- a CDS encoding cell division protein FtsQ/DivIB; this translates as MSPGPARGRTTGADGGGRRGPVRRWQLVRAGSDAVPASTRRFMARARQRRMRAALPWAVAAGVLAVAGLVAWTLLGTGLFGVREVRVEGAALVTTVQVRDAAAVPDGAPLARVDLAATARRVGGLPAVQRAVVTRDWPDTLVVRVTERTGAAAVPRGEQFVVIDRAGVVFRTVPRPPDGLPVVRLAEPGPDDGSTRAALEVLGALTPQLRAELVDVTVEGLARITLRLRGDRVVVWGDATRGADKARVASALLDRKADTIDVSAPDVVTLR
- the ftsZ gene encoding cell division protein FtsZ: MTPPHNYLAVIKVVGIGGGGVNAVNRMIEVGLKGVEFIAINTDAQALLMSDADVKLDVGRELTRGLGAGANPDVGKNAAEDHRDEIEEVLKGADMVFVTCGEGGGTGTGGAPVVANIARKLGALTIGVVTRPFSFEGKRRQVQAESGIDELRNQCDTLIVIPNDRLLALGDRNISMMDAFRTADQVLLSGVQGITDLITTPGLINLDFADVKSVMSGAGSALMGIGSARGENRAVEAAEAAISSPLLEQSMDGARGVLLSIAGGSDLGLFEINDAAQLVTDAAHPDANIIFGAVIDDALGDEVRVTVIAAGFDGGAPAYKAAEPPRKSNQNQPTQPSTPVAPPATMPAPQQSPRRVLFDDVDVPDFLKNGS
- a CDS encoding YggS family pyridoxal phosphate-dependent enzyme, which translates into the protein MTDSPATVRPDRRAEIAAGLGRVRSRIADACAAAGRDDSEVTMIAVTKTYPAGDVVALAGLGVVDMGENRDQEASAKSAEVAAAGVTARWHFIGQLQRNKARSVVRYADVVHSVDSVRLARALDAASSTARDRPLDVLVQVSIDGDAARGGALPDSADPGAGLGAVAEAVAGAEALRLAGLMAVAPLGWEPERAFARLAEVAAGFRTVHPGAAALSAGMSGDLEIAIRYGATHVRVGSALLGMRPTLR
- a CDS encoding cell division protein SepF, with the protein product MGALRKAGVWLGLVEEDDERAYDDGGYDKGGYRDSRYRQSRYSEEFADDDEDDSEEPPAPRSRLSDRGRLSERAAARAADAERGDSDRAERVERSSVRSITRPSAGETSGALTYHTRDNLALAPQAQPRERAVVAEEEQRYQITTLHPTTYREARTIGEHFRDNVPVIINLTEMDEADARRLVDFAAGLAFGLRGTIERVTNRVFLLSPANVQVTAEDKAKIAEGGFFSLS
- a CDS encoding YggT family protein — its product is MLSIVLQVLYLVLYFFLLVLLARFVLSAVLQYGRRWQPGRGASVGLEIVWSVTDPPLNALRRVIPPLRIGTVSIDLASLVLLVILFVLMEFVLRRSIIGTV
- a CDS encoding DivIVA domain-containing protein codes for the protein MPLTPADVHNVAFKKPPIGKRGYDEEEVDAFLDEVERELARLIEENNELRAQVERGGRGGAPAGPGGDARLAAELNDVKAQLDRVQRDKAAAEQAARAMQAELEQVRSAGGPAVGGADGEQQALRVLMMAQRTADDHVSDARREADQLLSEARSKAEEVTREARAKADALERDARQRHQEAMGGLDAKRTALQKHIEELKQFEREYRTRLKAYLESQLRDLDGRGQGLEVEMTRGGEGTRAASGGNGLATAGLAGSYGGGGRSGALETGR
- a CDS encoding DUF167 domain-containing protein, with the protein product MDATLTVAVRVKPGSARARVGGRFDGPHGPALVIAVHAPAVDGRATEAARRALAGALGVRPAVVSLRAGAASRDKLFQVEGPAPELTEVLRRLRDGAAG
- a CDS encoding potassium/proton antiporter, whose protein sequence is MTPGLDLALLLGAGVLLVAVGAVRLSTRLGVPSLLAYLALGVAIGETGLGIRFDDVELTRTLGFCALIVIIAEGGLTARWSALRPVLGLAALLSTVGVVVSILVVGLVVHLLLGLDWRLALLYGAVLSSTDAAAVFATLRRLRLPPRLTATLEAESGMNDAPVVLLVVLLSREGVTHPWWYEISLVSYELGAGAAVGFAAGVGGRWALRRAALPSAGLYPIAAVGLTVFAYAAGAVLHASGFLAVYVAGVILGNARLPHRQAILGFADGLAWLAQIGLFVLLGLLVSPGRLGSAVLPAVVAGLALVLLARPLSVAASALPFRFDMREQAFLSWAGLRGAVPIVLATIPLSERVPGADRLFDSVFVLVVIFTLLQTGTLGPVARRLRVTAPAEATEIRVETAPLERMGADLLQLEVPPGSRLAGVHVDELRLPPGASVTLVLRDGAGVVPGPDFRLKTGDSMLIVATAGVRDETERRLRAVSRRGRLARWFGEYGQGPDA